From Sediminispirochaeta bajacaliforniensis DSM 16054, a single genomic window includes:
- a CDS encoding aminoglycoside N(3)-acetyltransferase, translating to MSEKDTIDTTAKGPHTITSLISDLRKLGVQSGMTVLVHSSLSSIGWVCGGAVSVIIALERVLGKTGTLLMPTHSGDLSDPKNWGNPAVPEAWWDTIRAEMPAFDPALTPSRGMGIIPETFRKQKGVIRSSHPNASFAAWGKNNTYLIQDNHLDYQMNEKSPIGRLYELDGYILLLGVGYMNNTSFHLAEYKADYSGKEEVLEYAPVNEKGRRVWKAYHDIAFDCDDFESIGQSYEKENSIKVGLIGSANSRLIRQKELVDYSVRWMELNRK from the coding sequence TTGTCTGAAAAAGACACCATAGACACGACAGCAAAAGGCCCCCATACAATTACGAGCCTGATATCTGATTTGAGAAAACTTGGGGTACAGAGCGGCATGACCGTTCTTGTTCATTCCTCTCTGAGTTCGATAGGGTGGGTATGCGGTGGCGCCGTAAGTGTCATTATTGCCTTGGAAAGGGTCTTGGGAAAAACAGGAACGCTGCTTATGCCTACCCATTCAGGCGACTTATCTGATCCGAAAAATTGGGGGAACCCCGCTGTCCCTGAGGCGTGGTGGGATACAATCAGGGCTGAGATGCCTGCATTCGATCCGGCTCTTACCCCTTCACGAGGTATGGGAATCATTCCCGAAACGTTCAGAAAACAAAAAGGGGTCATAAGAAGTTCCCATCCGAATGCGTCCTTTGCTGCCTGGGGAAAAAATAATACATACCTGATTCAGGATAATCATCTTGATTACCAAATGAATGAGAAAAGTCCCATAGGAAGGCTATACGAGTTGGATGGATATATCCTCTTGCTCGGCGTTGGTTACATGAATAACACATCTTTTCACCTGGCAGAGTATAAAGCCGACTACAGCGGAAAAGAAGAGGTTCTCGAATATGCTCCGGTTAACGAAAAAGGCAGGAGGGTATGGAAAGCTTATCATGATATCGCATTTGACTGCGATGACTTTGAATCGATAGGCCAGTCATATGAAAAGGAGAATTCCATCAAGGTCGGCTTGATAGGGTCGGCGAATTCAAGATTAATTCGACAAAAAGAATTAGTAGATTATTCGGTCAGATGGATGGAGCTGAACAGGAAATAG